In Gouania willdenowi chromosome 17, fGouWil2.1, whole genome shotgun sequence, one DNA window encodes the following:
- the pif1 gene encoding ATP-dependent DNA helicase PIF1: protein MSEGQDGAPLQCCVTLEQLNSCGQATRRHTIRKASVILGRNEFQEIILRIHDGKVPQSFHLKEFKLFTKFVREGKCTVKLLPANTQVLLSNCPPDQLRLFLKTLSIKHQVWRTSKTLSDREKVKAGLPRSFEAISPLQHKDLQKVNELRGSTSAPTSGLVERTNRTTGSGRQVKRSRSDSNFSPVKSNPSKKPILTLSTCKLNKEQAAVLSAVLSGRSVFFTGSAGTGKSFLLKRIMGSLPPKSTFSTASTGVAACHIGGTTLHSFAGIGSGSAPLEQCIALAQRPGVLQHWTSCKHLIIDEISMVEAQFFDKLESVARSVRRSTQPFGGIQLIVCGDFLQLPPVSKGNDKTSFCFQARCWRKVIQVNMELIEVKRQTDQSFISLLQAVRVGRVTEEVTATLTNSAYHQIERDGILATRLCTHKDDVELTNDNKLTQLPGSMHVFEAHDSDPVLVKTMDAHSPVSRMIQLKVGAQVMLTKNLDVGRGLVNGARGVVVAFDSGKQGLPQVRFLCGVTELMKPERWVFKSAGGVHLSRQQLPLKLAWAISIHKSQGMTLDCVEISLARVFESGQAYVALSRARCLQGLRVMDFDPHVVRADPDVLTFYRKLRKERLLMQVR from the exons ATGTCTGAAGGTCAGGATGGAGCTCCTCTTCAGTGCTGCGTGACGCTGGAGCAGCTCAACAGCTGCGGTCAGGCTACTCGTAGGCATACGATACGAAAGGCCTCCGTCATCCTGGGCAGGAACGAGTTCCAGGAAATCATCCTCAGGATCCACGACGGGAAAGTTCCCCAAAGCTTCCACCTGAAAGAGTTCAAACTCTTCACTAAGTTTGTGAGAGAGGGGAAGTGCACCGTCAAACTACTTCCTGCAAACACCCAAGTGCTGCTGTCCAACTGTCCCCCAGACCAGCTCCGCCTCTTCCTCAAGACGCTGAGCATCAAACACCAGGTGTGGAGAACCAGTAAGACTCTGAGCGACAGAGAGAAGGTTAAAGCGGGGCTACCTCGGAGCTTTGAGGCCATCAGCCCTCTGCAGCACAAAGACCTCCAGAAGGTGAACGAGCTCAGAGGGAGCACCAGTGCTCCCACCAGTGGGTTAGTGGAACGCACCAATAGGACGACTGGGTCAGGACGGCAGGTCAAACGCTCCAGGAGTGACTCCAACTTCAGTCCT GTGAAGTCGAACCCGAGTAAGAAACCGATTCTGACTCTGTCGACGTGTAAACTGAACAAAGAACAAGCTGCTGTTCTCAGTGCGGTGCTGAGTGGGAGGAGCGTCTTCTTCACTGGTAGTGCAG GAACGGGGAAGTCCTTCCTGCTGAAGAGGATCATGGGATCTCTGCCTCCAAAGAGCACGTTCAGCACAGCCAGCACAGGAGTCGCTGCTTGTCACATCGGAGGAACCACGTTACACAGCTTTGCag GTATTGGTTCAGGCTCCGCCCCCCTGGAGCAGTGCATAGCGCTGGCCCAGAGGCCCGGGGTGCTGCAGCACTGGACCAGCTGTAAACACCTCATCATAGACGAGATCTCAATGGTTGAAGCTCAGTTCTTTGATAAACTGGAGTCTGTGGCCAG gtcagtGAGGAGATCTACTCAACCTTTCGGAGGCATTCAGCTCATCGTATGTGGAGACTTCCTGCAGCTTCCTCCTGTTTCTAAAGGAAACGACAAAACCAGCTTCTGTTTCCAG GCCAGATGTTGGCGTAAAGTCATCCAGGTGAACATGGAGTTAATAGAAGTGAAGAGACAAACCGACCAGAGCTTCATCTCCCTCCTACAGGCTGTGAGAGTTGGAAG AGTGACAGAGGAAGTGACGGCTACGCTGACTAACAGTGCCTACCATCAGATAGAGAGAGACGGGATTTTAGCCACGAGGCTGTGCACGCACAAGGACGACGTGGAGCTCACCAACGACAACAAACTGACACAGTTACCAG ggTCCATGCATGTGTTTGAGGCTCATGACAGTGACCCCGTGCTGGTGAAAACCATGGACGCTCACAGTCCAGTCAGCAGAATGATTCAGCTGAAAGTGGGAgcgcag GTGATGCTCACCAAGAACTTAGACGTTGGTCGAGGTTTGGTGAACGGAGCTCGAGGAGTCGTGGTGGCTTTTGATTCTGGAAAACAAG GACTCCCTCAGGTACGTTTCCTGTGCGGCGTCACCGAGCTGATGAAGCCGGAGCGTTGGGTGTTTAAATCTGCAGGAGGCGTTCATCTGAGCCGACAGCAGTTACCCCTCAAACTGGCCTGGGCCATCTCCATCCATAAGAGTCAG GGAATGACTCTGGACTGTGTAGAAATCTCTCTGGCTCGTGTGTTTGAAAGCGGTCAGGCGTACGTGGCTCTGTCCAGAGCTCGCTGCCTGCAGGGCCTCAGGGTCATGGACTTTGACCCCCACGTGGTACGAGCCGACCCAGACGTTCTGACCTTCTACAGGAAGCTGAGGAAAGAGCGTCTGCTCATGCAGgtgaggtaa